AAGGTACATATTCAGAGAAATTAATAATTTAACAATTATTATCTATTAATTATTCACTATTTAAGGTATGGGAGCTGATAATATGAATTTAATTAAAGAATTAGATACAGCAAAGAAATTAGCAGTAAAAGCAGGAAAAGCTATACTCGATATATATGAAAATTCATTTGAAATAGAATACAAGGAAGATAAATCTCCAATAACATTAGCTGATAAAAAATCAAATGATATAATTGTAGAAGGATTAAAAAAAGAATTTCCGGCATATTCTATACTTTCTGAGGAACTAGAAGATAACAAAACTAGACTTAAAAATGATTGGTGCTGGATTGTAGACCCGCTAGACGGAACTAAAGAATTTATTAAGAAGAATGGTGAATTTACAGTTAATATAGCTCTTTCTTATAAAAATAAGGTAGTTCTTGGAGTTATATATATACCTGTGACAGATGAACTTTATTATGGAATTAAAGGAGTAGGTGCTTTTTATAAAAATAAACATAAAGAAGAAAAAATAAAAGTTTCTGATAGAAGAAAAGAGCTAAGGGTAGTTATGAGCCGTTCACATGCTACAGATAAACTTACATATCTATTAGAAAAAAATAAAGATAAAATAAACGATGTTAAAAAAGTTGGGAGTTCTCTTAAAGGGTGTCTTATTGCCAGAGGCGAAGCAGAAATATATTATAGATTTAGTTTAACTAAAGAATGGGATACCGCTGCAATGCAGGCTATAGTTGAATGTGCAGGAGGTATATTTAAACAAATAGATGGCTTGGACATGATTTATAATAGAGAAAATCCTCTTAATGAGAAGGGGTTTTATATCTTAAATAATATTGATAACAAATTGATTTAGATTATAAGTTAACGATTGTAAAGTATATGATATTTTAATATGATTTTTTATTTAGATTTAGGCTATTGGCTTATTAGCTTTTTAGCCCCCTAATAGATTTGGACAAAATTAACCATAGAAATATAATAAATTTAGGGGGTGGATTTAAGTG
This genomic interval from Caminicella sporogenes DSM 14501 contains the following:
- the cysQ gene encoding 3'(2'),5'-bisphosphate nucleotidase CysQ; this encodes MNLIKELDTAKKLAVKAGKAILDIYENSFEIEYKEDKSPITLADKKSNDIIVEGLKKEFPAYSILSEELEDNKTRLKNDWCWIVDPLDGTKEFIKKNGEFTVNIALSYKNKVVLGVIYIPVTDELYYGIKGVGAFYKNKHKEEKIKVSDRRKELRVVMSRSHATDKLTYLLEKNKDKINDVKKVGSSLKGCLIARGEAEIYYRFSLTKEWDTAAMQAIVECAGGIFKQIDGLDMIYNRENPLNEKGFYILNNIDNKLI